A stretch of Ferribacterium limneticum DNA encodes these proteins:
- the fabI gene encoding enoyl-ACP reductase FabI, with product MNDTVQNHLPLAGKKGLVTGIANDKSIAFAVAKAIVALGGEVALTYQNDKTAKYTQPLAESIGAKLFEKLDVSEEGSLEAVIAKCGEVFGELDFAIHSMAFCNADDLHGRVIDTTEEGFDSAMNVSCHSFLRMAKLLEPLMAHGGSLITMSYLGAERVVRNYGVMGIIKAALESAVRYMAYDLGPKGIRVFAVSPGPIMTRAASGIANFNTLLEADAQKAPLGRTVTIEEVGALTAFLCTSGSSGMTGQTIYVDAGSHIVA from the coding sequence ATGAACGACACCGTCCAAAACCACCTCCCGCTGGCTGGCAAAAAAGGCCTGGTTACCGGCATTGCCAACGACAAGTCGATCGCCTTTGCCGTCGCCAAGGCCATCGTCGCACTCGGTGGCGAAGTCGCCCTGACCTACCAGAACGACAAGACCGCCAAATACACGCAGCCGCTGGCCGAGTCCATTGGTGCCAAGCTTTTCGAAAAGCTTGATGTTTCCGAAGAGGGCAGCCTGGAAGCCGTCATCGCCAAGTGCGGCGAAGTGTTTGGTGAGCTCGACTTTGCCATTCACTCGATGGCCTTCTGCAATGCCGACGACCTGCATGGCCGCGTCATCGACACGACCGAAGAAGGTTTCGACTCGGCGATGAACGTTTCCTGCCATAGCTTCCTGCGCATGGCCAAGCTGCTGGAGCCGCTGATGGCCCACGGCGGCTCGCTGATCACCATGTCCTACCTCGGTGCCGAGCGCGTCGTCCGCAACTATGGCGTGATGGGCATCATCAAGGCAGCACTTGAGTCCGCCGTCCGCTACATGGCCTACGACCTCGGCCCCAAGGGCATCCGCGTCTTCGCCGTGTCACCCGGCCCGATCATGACCCGCGCCGCTTCCGGCATCGCCAACTTCAACACCCTGCTTGAAGCCGATGCCCAGAAGGCGCCGCTCGGCCGTACCGTGACCATCGAGGAAGTCGGCGCCCTGACCGCCTTCCTGTGCACCTCCGGCTCGTCCGGCATGACCGGCCAGACGATCTACGTCGATGCCGGTTCGCACATCGTCGCCTAA
- a CDS encoding MarR family winged helix-turn-helix transcriptional regulator has product MQTEISRLMSETVVALFQANGKMLEWGDAFTTPYGLTSARWQILGAIAWAGQKQTAPQIADQMGVSRQGAQKQLNLLAEDGLIEKLPNPSHQRSPHYRLTDKGSVLFERVNQAWQSHAAKTGEAFSTQDLEITLRTLSLISQLHGVSVQGEHDET; this is encoded by the coding sequence ATGCAAACAGAAATTTCCCGTCTCATGTCAGAGACCGTTGTCGCGCTCTTCCAGGCAAACGGCAAGATGCTGGAATGGGGTGACGCATTCACCACACCCTACGGCCTGACCAGCGCACGCTGGCAAATCCTTGGTGCAATTGCTTGGGCTGGCCAAAAACAGACTGCCCCACAAATTGCTGACCAAATGGGTGTTTCGCGGCAAGGCGCTCAGAAGCAGCTCAATCTTCTTGCCGAAGATGGCTTGATTGAGAAGTTGCCCAACCCTTCCCATCAACGCTCACCGCATTACCGCCTGACCGATAAAGGCAGCGTGCTTTTCGAGCGTGTTAACCAAGCGTGGCAATCTCACGCAGCCAAGACAGGGGAAGCATTCTCCACCCAAGACCTCGAAATCACGCTTCGTACCTTGAGCCTTATTTCTCAACTTCACGGGGTATCGGTACAAGGAGAGCATGATGAAACGTAA
- a CDS encoding c-type cytochrome, translating to MTTKKLIALIVSGLIISTAGASDVISERESGFKGSKRAVATIKDALAEGNMATVATSAKSVADFAERIPSLFPAGSKGGIFSAAKEDIWRSFPDFVQKSKSFQVNAQALAALAVAPSPDKAAVNEAFAKVTADCKSCHQPYKKGW from the coding sequence ATGACCACCAAAAAGTTAATCGCCCTGATAGTCAGCGGTTTAATCATCTCAACGGCAGGCGCCAGCGACGTCATCTCTGAGCGAGAGAGCGGTTTCAAAGGTAGCAAGCGGGCAGTTGCAACCATCAAGGATGCGCTTGCCGAAGGCAACATGGCGACCGTCGCCACCTCTGCCAAGTCGGTGGCTGATTTTGCTGAGCGTATTCCGAGCCTCTTTCCTGCAGGAAGTAAAGGCGGAATCTTTTCTGCCGCCAAGGAGGACATCTGGCGCAGCTTCCCGGACTTTGTCCAGAAGTCGAAGAGTTTTCAAGTAAACGCGCAGGCACTTGCAGCACTGGCTGTTGCTCCGTCTCCTGACAAGGCAGCGGTGAACGAAGCCTTCGCCAAAGTGACGGCTGACTGCAAGAGTTGCCATCAGCCTTACAAGAAAGGCTGGTAA
- a CDS encoding NADH-quinone oxidoreductase subunit B family protein translates to MTAKKKLKVATTSLAGCFGCHMSFLDIDERLFTLLEHIEFDRSPLTDIKTCSPDCDIGIIEGGLCNAENVHVLREFRKNCKILIAMGACAINGGLPAQRNHLPLTTILEEVYHTSPGLANGMIPNDPELPLPLNQVHPIHEVVKVDYFMPGCPPSADAIWKVLTDLLAGKEPELGHGLMHYD, encoded by the coding sequence ATGACTGCGAAGAAGAAACTCAAGGTTGCCACGACCTCGCTGGCCGGTTGTTTCGGCTGCCACATGTCTTTTCTCGACATCGACGAACGGCTGTTCACGCTGCTCGAACACATCGAGTTCGACCGCTCGCCGCTGACTGATATCAAGACCTGCAGCCCGGATTGCGACATCGGCATCATCGAAGGCGGCCTGTGCAACGCGGAGAACGTCCATGTGCTGCGCGAGTTCCGCAAGAACTGCAAGATCCTGATCGCCATGGGCGCCTGCGCCATCAACGGTGGCCTGCCGGCGCAACGCAACCACCTGCCGCTGACGACCATCCTTGAAGAGGTCTATCACACCAGCCCCGGGCTGGCCAACGGCATGATTCCTAACGATCCGGAACTGCCGCTGCCGCTGAACCAGGTCCATCCGATCCATGAGGTGGTCAAGGTTGATTACTTCATGCCTGGTTGCCCGCCGTCGGCGGACGCGATCTGGAAGGTGCTGACTGACCTGCTGGCGGGTAAAGAACCCGAACTGGGACATGGGCTGATGCACTATGACTGA
- a CDS encoding Ni/Fe hydrogenase subunit alpha — MTYQLETAAHPETLRRVAIDPVSRVEGHGKVTILLDDQNKVHQVRLHIVEFRGFEKFIQGRPYWEVPVMVQRLCGICPVSHHLAASKALDIIVGAKKLTPAAEKLRRLMHYGQMLQSHALHFFHLCSPDLLFGFDSDVTKRNIVGVAMAHPETAKRGVLLRKFGQEVIRVTAGKRVHGTGAVPGGVNKSLTIAERDELLKDIYHIVQWSRDAVHLIQKVHTQDPGLYNSFGIFRSNFMSIVGHGGDLDFYHGTLRARDDNGKILFDHVDYQQYDQYIEEEVRPWSYMKFPFFKSIGKEHGWYKVGPLARVQNCDQISTPFAEHERKEFVDYAGGTPMHAPLAYHWTRMIEMLHAAEVIKELLHDDDLLSDNLMVQGERQMDGVGVIEAPRGTLFHHYRVDENDLITMANLIVSTTNNNQAMNEAIRHVARRYLHGREVTEGLLNHIEVAIRAFDPCLSCATHALGKMPLEVELVDVEGQVVHSLSRS, encoded by the coding sequence ATGACCTACCAACTTGAAACCGCTGCCCACCCCGAAACCCTGCGCCGTGTGGCGATCGACCCGGTATCCCGCGTCGAAGGCCATGGCAAGGTCACCATCCTGCTCGACGACCAGAACAAGGTCCATCAGGTGCGCCTGCACATCGTCGAATTTCGTGGCTTCGAGAAATTCATCCAGGGGCGGCCGTACTGGGAAGTGCCGGTCATGGTCCAGCGCCTGTGCGGCATCTGCCCGGTGTCGCACCATCTGGCGGCTTCCAAGGCGCTCGATATCATCGTCGGCGCCAAGAAGCTGACGCCTGCCGCCGAAAAGCTGCGCCGGCTGATGCATTACGGCCAGATGCTGCAGTCGCATGCACTGCACTTCTTCCACCTCTGTTCGCCGGATCTGCTGTTCGGATTCGACAGTGATGTGACCAAGCGCAACATCGTCGGCGTCGCCATGGCGCATCCGGAAACCGCCAAGCGCGGCGTGCTGCTGCGCAAGTTCGGGCAGGAAGTGATCCGCGTCACCGCCGGCAAGCGGGTGCATGGCACGGGGGCGGTGCCGGGTGGCGTCAACAAGTCGCTGACCATTGCCGAGCGCGACGAGTTGCTGAAGGACATCTACCACATCGTCCAGTGGTCGCGCGATGCGGTGCACCTGATCCAGAAGGTACATACGCAAGACCCGGGGCTGTACAACAGCTTCGGCATCTTCCGCTCCAATTTCATGTCCATCGTCGGCCATGGCGGTGACCTCGATTTCTATCACGGCACCCTGCGCGCCCGCGACGACAACGGCAAGATCCTCTTCGACCATGTCGATTACCAGCAGTACGACCAGTACATCGAAGAAGAAGTCCGGCCGTGGAGCTACATGAAGTTCCCGTTCTTCAAATCGATCGGCAAGGAGCATGGCTGGTACAAGGTCGGCCCGCTGGCCCGCGTGCAGAACTGCGACCAGATTTCGACGCCTTTCGCCGAACACGAGCGCAAGGAGTTCGTCGATTACGCCGGTGGTACGCCGATGCACGCCCCGCTGGCCTACCACTGGACGCGGATGATCGAAATGCTGCACGCCGCCGAAGTGATCAAGGAGCTGCTGCACGACGACGACCTGCTGTCCGACAACCTGATGGTCCAGGGCGAACGCCAGATGGACGGTGTCGGTGTCATCGAGGCACCACGCGGCACGCTGTTCCATCACTACCGCGTCGATGAGAATGACCTGATCACCATGGCCAACCTGATCGTCTCGACGACCAACAACAACCAGGCCATGAACGAAGCCATCCGCCACGTCGCCCGCCGCTACCTGCATGGCCGCGAAGTGACCGAAGGCCTGCTCAACCACATCGAAGTCGCCATCCGCGCCTTCGATCCCTGCCTCTCCTGCGCCACCCACGCGCTGGGAAAGATGCCGCTCGAAGTCGAGCTGGTCGATGTCGAAGGGCAGGTCGTTCATTCGCTGAGCCGCTCATGA
- a CDS encoding bifunctional enoyl-CoA hydratase/phosphate acetyltransferase, which produces MNQPEQRYLVNKTFDEIRVGDSASLKRTLMPEDVKLFAILTGDVNPAVVDPQFSESGMFREVIAHGMWSGSLISTVLGTQFPGPGTILVDQTLHFARPVTIGDSITITVTAKQKFDHNKHVIFDCVCTNQENLQVVRGTAEVLAPTEKVSRLQEVHMPEIRIDDKHERYIHLLERVKGLEPIPTAVAHPCDQESLKGPVMAFQAGIIEPILVGPENKIRAVAEEFGIDLHGIRIVHAAHSHDSAALAVSLVRTGDAEALMKGSLHTDELMGEVVARANGLRTNRRISHVFVMDVPTYHRPLLITDAAINIAPTLEDKVDIIQNAIDLAHIIGIPEPKVAILSAVETVNPKIQSTLDAAALCKMADRGQIKGGILDGPLAFDNAVSIVAAKTKGIKSAVAGHAEILVVPDLESGNMVAKQLEYLANALTAGIVLGTKVPIVLTSRADSAETRTASCVIAALIAHHNRKNGTT; this is translated from the coding sequence ATGAACCAACCCGAACAACGCTATCTGGTTAACAAGACCTTCGACGAAATCCGCGTCGGCGACTCAGCCAGCCTCAAGCGGACGCTGATGCCCGAAGACGTCAAACTGTTCGCCATCCTGACCGGCGACGTCAATCCGGCCGTTGTCGACCCACAATTCTCCGAAAGCGGCATGTTCCGCGAAGTGATCGCTCACGGCATGTGGAGCGGTTCGCTGATTTCAACGGTGCTGGGCACCCAGTTTCCCGGTCCCGGCACCATCCTGGTCGATCAGACGCTGCATTTCGCCCGCCCGGTCACCATTGGCGACAGCATCACGATCACCGTCACCGCCAAGCAGAAATTCGACCACAACAAGCACGTCATTTTCGACTGCGTGTGCACCAACCAGGAAAACCTGCAGGTGGTACGCGGCACCGCCGAAGTGCTGGCCCCGACCGAAAAGGTCTCCCGCCTGCAGGAAGTGCACATGCCGGAGATCCGCATCGACGACAAGCACGAGCGTTACATCCACCTGCTCGAGCGCGTCAAAGGCCTGGAGCCGATCCCCACCGCCGTCGCCCACCCGTGCGACCAGGAGTCGCTGAAAGGCCCGGTCATGGCCTTCCAGGCCGGCATCATCGAGCCCATCCTGGTTGGCCCGGAGAACAAGATTCGCGCTGTGGCCGAGGAATTCGGCATCGACCTGCACGGCATCCGCATCGTCCATGCGGCGCACAGCCATGACTCGGCGGCGCTGGCCGTGTCGCTGGTCCGTACCGGCGATGCCGAGGCGCTGATGAAGGGCAGCCTGCATACTGACGAGCTGATGGGCGAAGTCGTCGCCCGCGCCAACGGCCTGCGCACCAACCGCCGGATCAGCCACGTCTTCGTCATGGACGTGCCGACCTACCACCGGCCGCTGCTGATCACCGACGCGGCGATCAACATTGCACCGACACTGGAAGACAAGGTCGACATCATCCAGAACGCCATCGACCTGGCCCACATCATCGGCATTCCCGAACCCAAGGTCGCCATCCTGTCGGCCGTTGAAACGGTCAATCCGAAGATCCAGTCCACCCTCGATGCCGCCGCCCTGTGCAAGATGGCCGACCGCGGCCAGATCAAGGGCGGCATCCTCGACGGCCCGCTCGCCTTCGACAACGCCGTGTCCATCGTCGCCGCCAAGACCAAGGGCATCAAGTCGGCCGTCGCCGGCCATGCTGAAATCCTCGTCGTGCCCGATCTCGAATCCGGCAACATGGTGGCCAAGCAGCTCGAATACCTGGCCAACGCCCTGACTGCCGGCATCGTGCTCGGCACCAAGGTACCCATTGTGCTGACCAGCCGCGCCGACAGCGCCGAAACCCGAACCGCATCGTGCGTCATCGCCGCACTGATCGCCCACCACAACCGCAAGAACGGAACCACCTGA
- a CDS encoding FAD-binding oxidoreductase translates to MLNAFYESLVNVPGVAVLNGASEIEPYRPDTGGATRYPAAVLLVTEVAAVPRILAAANAHRVPLWPISGGRNFGYGTAQAVKPGSVVVDLSPLKQIEIDTEAAVARIQPGVCQHDLEQAIQRAGARLLVPTTGVGPNGNILGNALDGGYGLTPIVDHFEAVSELEGFWGSGQAFRHAYKDLHCGDLAERWRVGTGPYWGGLLRQGSFGLVTRATVQLARVPEDCRILIFEWASDEKFEASQTALNRIAEDIPGIGGIIMMNDFRILATQPDAPLATSRRGSERADYLKGEAGRRKISSWTALGTLYGSRHAVQGAVRDIRRRVKDCRIWSFSTREIRLLQSLFKALPNRLFPSLRRHLGSLVNALGTVEGVPITAFLRIAYALEKNARPLDISAHPARDGQGILWYAPLLPFTPQAVRCYREIMGEVLARHGFDPLLAVTSRSPRVLSATIPLLFDPANQEDVTRAKACYRDLVSSGLRRGWPPYRLGVDYMDLIGAGEGSEQSEFHQRLKAALDPNNVIAPGRYSGGRH, encoded by the coding sequence ATGCTTAATGCTTTCTACGAATCGCTGGTCAACGTTCCTGGTGTCGCCGTACTCAACGGCGCGTCGGAAATCGAGCCTTATCGCCCAGATACGGGTGGCGCCACCCGTTATCCGGCCGCAGTGCTGCTCGTCACCGAGGTTGCCGCCGTGCCGAGGATCCTTGCGGCGGCCAATGCCCACCGGGTGCCCTTGTGGCCGATCAGCGGCGGGCGCAACTTTGGCTATGGCACGGCGCAGGCGGTCAAGCCGGGGAGTGTCGTCGTCGACCTGTCGCCGCTCAAGCAAATCGAGATCGATACCGAAGCGGCCGTGGCGCGCATCCAGCCCGGCGTTTGCCAGCACGATCTGGAACAGGCCATCCAGCGCGCCGGCGCCCGCTTGCTCGTGCCGACCACCGGCGTCGGCCCGAATGGGAATATTCTCGGCAATGCACTGGATGGCGGCTATGGTCTGACGCCGATTGTCGATCACTTCGAGGCCGTTTCCGAACTCGAAGGTTTCTGGGGCAGTGGCCAGGCCTTTCGCCATGCCTACAAGGATCTGCACTGCGGCGATCTGGCCGAGCGCTGGCGGGTCGGCACCGGCCCGTATTGGGGCGGCTTGCTGCGTCAGGGCAGTTTTGGCCTGGTCACTCGGGCGACGGTGCAACTGGCGCGGGTACCCGAGGACTGCCGCATCCTGATTTTCGAATGGGCCTCCGACGAAAAATTCGAGGCCAGCCAGACGGCGCTCAACCGCATTGCCGAAGACATTCCCGGCATCGGCGGCATCATCATGATGAACGACTTCCGCATTCTCGCTACCCAGCCCGATGCGCCGCTCGCCACCTCGCGCCGCGGCAGCGAGCGGGCCGACTACCTGAAGGGCGAGGCTGGCCGGCGCAAGATATCGAGCTGGACGGCGCTGGGCACGCTGTATGGCTCAAGGCACGCTGTGCAAGGCGCCGTGCGCGACATCCGGCGCCGCGTCAAAGACTGCCGGATCTGGAGCTTCAGCACCCGCGAAATCCGCCTGCTGCAAAGCCTGTTCAAAGCCCTGCCGAATCGACTCTTCCCCAGCCTGCGCCGCCATCTCGGTTCGCTGGTCAATGCCCTGGGGACGGTCGAAGGCGTGCCGATCACGGCTTTTTTGCGCATCGCCTATGCGCTGGAGAAAAATGCCCGGCCGCTCGATATATCGGCCCACCCGGCCCGGGATGGCCAGGGCATCCTTTGGTACGCGCCGCTACTGCCATTCACGCCGCAAGCCGTGCGCTGCTATCGGGAAATCATGGGCGAAGTGCTCGCCCGCCACGGTTTCGACCCCCTGCTCGCCGTTACCTCGCGCTCGCCACGCGTCCTGTCGGCCACCATCCCGCTGCTCTTCGACCCAGCCAATCAAGAAGATGTGACACGCGCCAAAGCCTGCTACCGCGATCTGGTCAGCTCCGGCCTGCGCCGCGGCTGGCCTCCTTATCGTCTGGGCGTGGACTACATGGACCTGATCGGTGCCGGGGAGGGCTCGGAGCAATCTGAGTTTCACCAACGCCTGAAAGCAGCGCTCGATCCGAATAACGTCATCGCCCCGGGGCGCTACTCCGGCGGGCGGCATTAG
- a CDS encoding hydrogenase maturation protease codes for MTAPVVVFAVGNPSRGDDAIGPELCGRLEGWLEDEGLSGQFELIEDFQLQIEHALDLQGRQLALFIDAGANTPGPFTFQRIVPATGAAYTTHELPPEAVLQVFVQTENAEPPPAFVLCVRGEQFELGEPLSAAASKHLEAAMALLAQLCRNPSLAAWELDLSSVDA; via the coding sequence ATGACTGCACCGGTTGTCGTCTTCGCCGTCGGCAACCCCAGCCGCGGCGATGACGCGATCGGCCCGGAACTCTGCGGCCGACTGGAAGGGTGGTTGGAGGATGAAGGCTTGAGCGGACAGTTCGAACTGATCGAAGATTTCCAGCTCCAGATCGAACATGCGCTTGATTTGCAGGGTCGGCAGCTTGCCCTGTTCATCGACGCCGGCGCCAACACCCCGGGTCCGTTTACCTTCCAGCGCATCGTCCCGGCTACCGGCGCCGCCTATACGACGCACGAATTGCCGCCGGAAGCGGTGCTGCAGGTTTTTGTGCAGACCGAAAATGCCGAACCGCCGCCGGCTTTTGTGCTTTGCGTGCGTGGTGAGCAGTTCGAGCTGGGAGAGCCGCTCAGCGCCGCGGCCTCGAAACACCTTGAGGCTGCCATGGCGCTGCTGGCGCAACTCTGCCGCAATCCCTCGCTTGCCGCGTGGGAGCTGGACTTGTCTTCAGTCGACGCCTGA
- a CDS encoding NAD(P)H-dependent oxidoreductase subunit E, which translates to MALNDMHAEAVAGVVDRVVARYHRDPTCMVQILREVQEACDWISPEAIDRMQVTLGVPRTKIEGVAGFYAFFYTEPRGKYRVLFSDNITDRMLGSKAMMDRLCNSLWVERGKVSEDGLVSVAQTACTGMCDQGPALLINNYAIAGLTAERIDEIAELIRGKVPLAEWPPAYFKTEDNIRRADILLNADFKPGEALLAARARAPSDGLNSSNMRSWREGLPSGIGGPGATLDEIKRANLRGRGGAGFTTGLKWEACRNAPLKAGAQRIVVCNADEGEPGTFKDRVLLSRNPDLVFEGMTVAAYAVGATRGFVYLRGEYRYMLDHLNAVLAHRRRQNLLGKDILGLPGADFDIEIHVGAGAYICGEESALIESLEGKRGTPRNRPPFPVTNGYLDQPTIVNNVETFAAAALIALNGGDWYAAIGTKHSAGTKLLSVSGDCERPGIYEYPFGVSIRQVLEDCGATDTQAAQVSGPSGICVAEAEFDRIIGFEDIPTAGAFTVFDNTRDMFEVARNYVHFFQHESCGFCTPCRVGTSLLKNLMDKLHNGCGSPYDFTEIEKLNQLLQSMSHCGLGHTACNPVLDTIAKFRPYYDQRMIQQDFTPAFDLDRALSSARQMTGRDDAGAHLVSENGGAA; encoded by the coding sequence GTGGCGCTGAACGATATGCATGCCGAGGCCGTGGCCGGAGTGGTCGACCGCGTTGTTGCCCGTTATCACCGGGATCCCACCTGCATGGTGCAGATACTGCGCGAGGTTCAGGAGGCTTGTGACTGGATCTCGCCCGAAGCCATCGACCGGATGCAGGTGACGCTGGGCGTTCCGCGGACCAAGATCGAGGGGGTCGCCGGCTTTTACGCCTTTTTCTACACCGAGCCGCGCGGCAAATACCGGGTGCTGTTTTCGGACAACATTACCGACCGCATGCTGGGCAGCAAGGCGATGATGGATCGCCTGTGCAACAGCCTGTGGGTCGAGCGCGGCAAGGTGTCGGAAGACGGCCTGGTCAGCGTCGCCCAGACGGCCTGCACCGGCATGTGCGATCAGGGGCCGGCGCTGCTGATCAATAACTACGCCATTGCCGGATTGACGGCGGAACGCATCGACGAAATCGCCGAACTGATCCGCGGCAAGGTGCCGCTGGCCGAATGGCCGCCGGCCTATTTCAAGACCGAAGACAACATCCGCCGGGCCGATATCCTGCTCAATGCCGATTTCAAACCCGGTGAGGCGCTGCTGGCCGCCCGAGCGCGGGCGCCGAGCGATGGCCTGAATTCATCGAACATGCGTTCCTGGCGCGAAGGCTTGCCCAGCGGCATCGGCGGCCCGGGCGCCACGCTCGACGAAATCAAGCGCGCCAATTTGCGTGGGCGCGGCGGCGCCGGCTTCACCACCGGCCTGAAATGGGAGGCCTGCCGCAACGCACCGCTCAAGGCCGGGGCGCAGCGCATCGTTGTCTGCAACGCCGATGAAGGCGAACCCGGAACGTTCAAGGATCGCGTCCTGCTGTCGCGGAACCCCGATCTGGTCTTCGAGGGCATGACGGTGGCGGCCTATGCGGTCGGTGCGACGCGCGGCTTCGTCTATCTGCGCGGCGAATACCGCTACATGCTCGACCACCTCAATGCCGTGCTGGCCCATCGCCGGCGCCAGAACCTTCTGGGCAAGGACATCCTCGGCCTGCCGGGGGCAGATTTCGATATCGAGATTCATGTCGGGGCCGGCGCCTATATCTGCGGCGAAGAGTCGGCATTGATCGAATCGCTCGAAGGCAAGCGCGGCACCCCGCGCAACCGGCCGCCCTTCCCGGTGACCAACGGCTATCTGGACCAGCCGACCATCGTCAATAACGTTGAAACCTTTGCCGCCGCGGCGCTGATCGCTTTGAACGGCGGCGACTGGTATGCCGCGATCGGCACCAAACATTCGGCCGGCACCAAGCTGCTTTCCGTATCCGGCGATTGCGAGCGGCCGGGCATCTACGAATACCCGTTCGGCGTCAGCATCCGCCAGGTGCTTGAGGATTGCGGCGCGACCGACACCCAGGCCGCGCAGGTCAGCGGGCCGTCCGGCATCTGCGTCGCTGAGGCCGAGTTCGACCGCATCATCGGCTTCGAGGATATCCCTACTGCTGGCGCTTTCACCGTGTTCGACAACACACGCGACATGTTCGAAGTCGCGCGCAACTACGTGCATTTCTTCCAGCACGAAAGCTGCGGTTTCTGCACGCCGTGCCGGGTCGGTACCTCGTTGCTCAAGAACCTGATGGACAAGTTGCACAACGGCTGCGGTTCTCCTTACGACTTTACGGAAATCGAAAAGCTGAACCAGTTGCTGCAATCGATGAGTCACTGCGGTCTTGGCCACACGGCCTGTAACCCGGTGCTCGACACGATTGCCAAATTCCGGCCGTACTACGATCAGCGGATGATCCAGCAGGACTTCACACCCGCTTTCGATCTCGACCGCGCGCTGTCGTCGGCCCGGCAGATGACCGGCCGTGACGATGCCGGCGCCCATCTGGTCAGCGAAAACGGAGGTGCAGCATGA
- a CDS encoding cytochrome b/b6 domain-containing protein, translating into MSQAKHLIQIWDLPTRLFHWSLSLLVGVLFLSASIGALDIHELAGEGVLALVLFRLVWGVLGSQTARFSEFLGGFAAIQKYLVHRDSKSVGHNPLGGWMVVAMLVVLLVQAGTGLMANDGILFQGPLAHRVIGMTSDAASAVHHRLANLLVVLIVIHITAILLYWLVGKDNLLMPMLSGKKLVTTSVKTIQFGSSILAAATLCFAILAIVILLTVL; encoded by the coding sequence ATGAGTCAGGCCAAGCACCTCATTCAGATTTGGGATTTGCCGACAAGGCTTTTTCATTGGAGCCTTTCGCTTCTTGTTGGCGTCTTGTTTTTGAGTGCATCAATTGGAGCGCTCGACATCCATGAGCTTGCAGGAGAGGGAGTTTTGGCCTTGGTGCTCTTTCGTCTGGTCTGGGGCGTTCTCGGCAGTCAAACGGCGCGATTCAGTGAATTTCTAGGTGGCTTCGCCGCCATACAGAAATACCTTGTTCATCGGGATTCAAAGTCGGTTGGTCATAATCCCTTGGGTGGCTGGATGGTGGTTGCCATGCTGGTAGTGCTCCTGGTTCAGGCCGGCACCGGACTAATGGCAAATGATGGCATCTTGTTCCAAGGGCCATTGGCACATCGTGTCATCGGGATGACTTCAGATGCAGCCAGTGCCGTTCACCACCGGCTGGCAAACCTACTGGTTGTCCTGATTGTCATCCATATCACGGCAATTCTGCTTTATTGGCTCGTCGGCAAAGATAACTTGCTGATGCCGATGCTTAGCGGCAAGAAGTTGGTGACAACTTCGGTGAAGACCATTCAGTTTGGAAGTTCGATTTTGGCAGCAGCAACTTTGTGCTTCGCTATTTTGGCAATCGTAATACTGCTAACAGTGTTGTAA
- a CDS encoding 2Fe-2S iron-sulfur cluster-binding protein, with translation MSHTFTLDGKTIPFVDGQTIIQAAGAAGVFIPHLCYHPEFKPHGSCKLCTVKVNGRHTASCTMRASPGMVVESETEEINAERRALTQMLFVEGNHFCPSCEKSGNCQLQATAYHLGMMSPHYDHFFPNRAVDASHPEVLLDFNRCILCSLCVRASRDVDGKNVFALSGRGIKTHLIVNAKSGELGDTDFTLSDKAAQVCPVGVILKKRQGFAVPIGERKFDKAPISETAETTGGR, from the coding sequence ATGAGCCATACTTTTACGCTCGATGGCAAGACCATTCCTTTTGTTGATGGCCAAACCATCATCCAGGCGGCCGGTGCGGCCGGTGTTTTCATTCCGCACCTGTGCTACCACCCGGAATTCAAGCCGCATGGCTCGTGCAAGTTGTGCACGGTCAAGGTTAATGGTCGCCACACGGCTTCCTGCACCATGCGCGCCTCGCCCGGCATGGTCGTCGAGAGCGAAACCGAGGAAATCAACGCCGAACGTCGCGCCTTGACGCAGATGCTGTTCGTCGAGGGCAACCACTTCTGCCCGTCATGCGAAAAAAGCGGCAACTGCCAATTGCAGGCGACGGCCTACCATCTCGGCATGATGTCGCCGCATTACGACCACTTCTTCCCGAATCGGGCGGTCGATGCCTCGCATCCCGAAGTCCTGCTCGACTTCAATCGCTGCATCCTTTGTTCGCTCTGTGTGCGGGCCAGTCGGGATGTCGATGGCAAGAACGTTTTCGCCCTCTCCGGGCGCGGCATCAAGACGCACCTGATCGTCAATGCCAAATCCGGCGAGCTGGGCGATACCGACTTCACGCTGTCCGACAAGGCGGCGCAGGTCTGCCCGGTCGGCGTCATCCTGAAAAAACGCCAAGGCTTCGCCGTGCCGATCGGCGAGCGCAAGTTTGACAAGGCACCGATTTCTGAAACTGCCGAAACCACAGGGGGGCGGTGA